tttttttaatgtcggaGAACCTCTCCAAGGTAGGGCCCTTTGGACCCACCCTTGTAGAGTAAACTCCGGTCCCGTGCACCTGTATTTAGTTATACATAAATAGTGAAAATGAGTGAgcttatataaaatgaaatagctTCTGCGGCAAAGTGGAATGTGCATTCAAAGCACTGATTTTTAACTGATGGTAAGCCACTGCACGCAGGATTTTCACATGTTTTAACATGtgaaaatcttcagaatagaaATTTTTGGCTGTTCAAATACATATGTAGTTCAGGTTTTTATACTCTATTGTGCAAATTATGTGATCATTAAGATCAGATGCTTTTAAACCTCCTACATCTGCATCCCTTTCGAAAAGCAAATAGGAATTTGGCATACTGAACACTCTGCCcaattttcacatgaaaattgTGATCTTACTTGCTGTACAAGTTTTTGCAGGTTCAGATGTTCCTGCTTCCCAGGATCGTTTCTCAATTTTCTCAGGCAGCTTACCATGATATTTGTATACAGGTTGGCTGTTGTCTGCGGATGCTTGCAGGACCTAACGTGTATGTTGTCGGAAAACTCGCTGAATCTCTTGGAGCTGCGTAGCTAGCATATTTGTTAAGACTTGTATCTCAGAAAACAGATCAAGTTATATGGGACTCTAGAAACAGCAGTggtttaaatttgattttataccATCTGGCTTAATCTGGTTTATTAGTTTTTCGACTATACCGTTGTGCTCTTACATCATATCATCTTAACCTAAGGATTATCTTGTCAATTCGGTTTTCTTTAAATTACCTATAGTCCATTATTTGATCGAGATGGTTGGCTGTACTAGAGAGCACTCAATTGGTAGATGGTTTGAAATTAGCATGATGGAATTGAAGAGAGGAAAATCTGACATGCATGGGATAAAGAAGTTGTGTCAAAGAATcctcaatttaacatccaacGACAAAGTTCTTCAAAGCCCTGAGAATTGAAAGGATTCTGATCTCTTACGAACCGTTTAAATGTGTCATTTGTTTCCCCAGTAATCTGttaaaagttttttgaaaaattcatgATTAATCACCATTGCCAtcggagaaaagaaaaagaaaaaccttacAAATAAGTTGACGGCCACAAGGCGAAGCAAACATAAGATCGGCTTCAAAAATAAATTGCCGACACTATAAGATCGTGAATGGGTCTGGCAAAGGTTCCAGAGGTCTAGAGCTGGAATCCGGCACTTGATAGTTATATCTGGCCATGGAGTCAAAACCGTGAACCGGAGACCACTGAATATAAAACTAAAGAcgcaaaaaaaattaaataataataatagtaagcGAACCATCACCAAAAGATTGACAATTACGACAATCAATTCTGAATTTAGATCGGAAAAGAAGTCCATCAAAGTTTGCATCAAGGAATGCCAATAAAGTTGACCAAAAAGATCGACACAATATACCGAACTACTCCCTCCTTTTACATTTTACCAAAACTAACACTAGGTTTTTCTAGGACATCCCAAAGGTTAAGGTCACGAAAAAGTAAGTTACTGTGCAGCACTGTGTTTTGCCTTTGTATGAGACTGCAAACCAGTTTCTGAGCTGAACGACCTGTGCCACAGATATGCAAATAATTACAATCCATCAAATAAGAGCGCTGTCAAAGTGGAAGGACAGAAAATCACCTGTTACACGATTTGCAAGGGTATGCTCCCCCTGATTTTGGAGTCTGCTGTTTTGTAACAGTCTGCTTTGAAGGGTGAGGAGTTGCTACATGGCCACTAAATTTCTTGACGTCTGCAACAACGAACTCGGAACACAAACAAATCCATCAGGATATCAGGACTATTATACCAATAAAAATCTTGCTTGCATTTGATAACTAGCGGTACACATTCAAGATAATCAACGAACCCCTCAAGACACACTCAATCTGTTGCATCCTTACTAATTGGTCATGCAAAAAAGAAACTCACCAGTCTTCTCAGGACTAATAAATTTTGCCTTCTTATCGGCAGGGGTTTTTTTGGCAGGTTCCATGGGTCTCTTCTTGTTTGCTTTGGCCTTCAACTGCACAACAAATACACATTGATCGGTGACAATGACTGtgttaaaataagagtatttgtTCGAGTGTCTTTACCTCTTTTGGAGTCTCTTTATCCTCATCTTCGCTACTGTCATCATCACTACCACCATCACtgccatcatcatcattttcactGCTCTCTTCCTCACTAATTGCCTTAGCCTGAGAACCAAAACCATTAATCTAGTGCTTTGTCCACAAACCACTAAAGGGTGTGTAACCAGTCCGGTTTTGGAGAAATTTTAGAACCAAAACGATATATaccgattttgaaaatttaaaaatcgataCGGACCGATTTATCACCAAAAccggaattttttatttttccggtttcggtccagtccggttttcGTGTTTACCATTTCAGATTTTtgcatgatgtttggtgtggagattGCACTTTTGATAGGGCTTTTCCATATCTCTATCGTATTGCAGCCAACATGGAGGCTTCTACGGCGGATCTGCAGGTATTTTCTCATGGTTCTTATTAGTGGAATGTCTTTtttaatagagatattcatgattggaAATTGCACactgtttcagaatttttcaggtTGATATATTCCATGGAAAACACTACGGCACAGGGGATAGGATGCAATGGAGGTCCAAAGGCAATAGGAAGTGTACACTCAGGGAGTATTACAAAATATTGGTATCACAAGGTAATGCTCCATTACCtaggaagaatatttggaggtctcgtgtgccttctaaaaTAGCTTTTTTCATATAGACTGCTACTCTTGAAAAGATTTTGACCAtagacaacttgaggaagaggggactcattgtgatggattggtgccACTTGTGTAAAAAGCAAGGAGAATCGATGGATCACTTAttattacattgtgaggtgacaaTAGTgctgtgggatgagatttttagaAGAGTTGACGTCGCTTGGGTAATGCCATTGAGGGTGGTTGATTTACTGTCTTGCCAGTAGGAGATTCAAGGTTGTCCTCAAGTGGCGACAGTGTGGATGATAATTCCGGTGTGCATTATGTGGCATATTTGGGCAGAAAGGAATGAGCGGTGCTTTGAAAAAAGGGAGCGCACAATGGCagagcttcagaatttttttgtacacacTATTGCTTCgattttcagctattgtatttAATGGGAACAATGCTCGTGACTTCTTGTCCTTAATCTATCattcttagaatgtatttaggtgttcttttgtactCCTTGTGTAAacaggctatgcctatttcatttgtttcaataaaatttaccttttacttataaaaagaaaaaagaaacaattcaTATCATGTATGCAAGTGTTCCTGACCATTGTTTAGAAGCTCTATTTCTCAGTCAAcaatatatctatttatatatatttacttataaaaaatatatatatatttatatatattttttataagtatcagTCTAAAAAGTAGTAGTTTCTTTGCCATCATCAGGGGTTAAGATCTCAACATTTTTGACAGTTACAAAAACATGGAAACGTCTATTATTAATAGTGataattgatatattatttCAGGTTGAAGGTTTGATATGTCTATCATTAACTTAAATCATAACTATCTTCTACCGACTACTCAGCAATGAAACTTCAAAGAAAGACCCTAGAACCACTGTCCAGAATACTAAATGAAGTCTCAAGAATATAGAAGCTAAATAATCTGATCACTTGCCTTTCCCCAAGTCATTGGCCATTTAGCAAGGAGAAAcgtgtatttatatttattagacAAGATTATCTTCGCTTCACTTacctcatcatcatcagacTCATCTGATGATTCCTCATCTGAAGATGTGTCCTCATCCACATCTTCATCAGTATCTTCAACTTTATTTGGTTCCACAATCCTCACCTGCTTAGCTGTGGTAACATTAGGCTTTGCAGCTTGTTTAACTTCTAACTCAGATTTTCCTACATCACAAGgatcaaaattaattatatgtgcatgaatctgaaaattataataataataataataataaaaaagcataaaaaaaaagatgaccTACCAATATGATGGGGATCGACTCGAAAGCCCTCCTCCGAATTAGGTTCCGTATCAAAATAAGTATCAGATTCTGAAAgtagcatgcatatataaacaaAGAGCATGAGATgaagttaaatttaaaatgacaataaaataCCAGAGCAGTGACTCACCTGAAGACTCATCGGTAATGACAATACATACAGCAGTCAAGGAGATTACAGGTTGTAGGGAGATAAACAAAGTGGCTAAACCAGCTAAAGTTTTTGAGAATAAATAGACTGAAGGTCACATTCAAAGAGAAAAGAATGTAACAGGATATTCTTTGGGTACATAAGCTCTATATCCGGTGAAGTAGACACTTCCCTTTTTCCAGTTATGGGATAACtggaatttcttttcaaacaccAGATCAAAAGATATCTGGGGTAATTTCTCAGAAGACACGGTTCCGAGAGTAAGCTTTTGATCATCAACTTTCACAAACAAGCAGATTCTTTCATTTGCTTTGTCCTTCTTAACCTCACCAATAGAAGCCTGCAGTGCAGCAATACTTTAGATACTACGTCACAAACATCattaatgcaaaaaaaaaaaaaaaggatattgaAAAATCAAAGATCATAGATTCTGTTATAACCTGTGAAAGATGCAACACCACACCCAGACCAGGATCCACCTCAAGGGACTCTCCACTTTTGACCTCAGCACCTGTACATTTGTTTAGGTACAAACATTATAGaagcaaaaaatgaaaatatgggGTTATGAAGAGCAAAGGATGCCAAAGCGACTCTAACATAGTTTTGCAGGATAACATCTGATTGCAACTCACTCGACATCACCTACACGATCGCACATACAGGCACGtatagagaaaaaatgaaaataagcgACTCTAACATAGTTTTGCAGGATAACATCTGATTGCAACTCACTTGACATCACCTACACGGTCACACATACAGGCAcgtatagagaaaaaatagacaACCAAACACAGATCCTCGAATACAAAATGCCCAAGTATACACGAAGGACTTTAAACCTGCTTTCGGCCATATATTCCTAATCTACATGTTCTAAGAAAACTAGTTACCTGGTACGATGAAAAAAGTGAGAGATGGCAATCAAAATGATATACGCTCTTCCCCAAAACTTAGACAGTTgaagcatcttcttcttcttctttttttttttttttgtttacacgAACTATGTTTACATAGAACAGCTTAATGGCGTGAAAAACAGAACGTAGGCCCAAGAAAATCAGCCAGAAAAGTATAGCGCCACCAGACGAATGAGTTCGCTTAATTTCCAGCTAATTAAACAAGAGAAAATTGCTTAGGTCCAAAATTGTCAGCCCCGAACAAAGAGGCTCTACAAATTCTAAGAAATCAAAGCCATCGAGAAAAGATATAAACCCTAACCCTCTGTTTGGTTCCGAGAAAGTCTGGTAAAACGAAAGAAGAGCAAACACTACCTACAATCTCATTCGAGACCATAAGTTTCTTTTCTCAAGCACCAAATTAACGATGAATTGGTAAACACTAGAACCCTGTGTTCCCGTACTATTTCCCAGTCATCTCGGCAACCAAAGGGACCAATGGAAAAAGAAAGCCCAAGATCGCAAGGCATAACATCAtatgactttaaaaaaaaaaaatgataagcgGCAACATATGAGAATACAAAACCCTAATTCAcaacaagaaaatcaaaacgAGAGATAGGGTACCCCAAAACTCCATTAGCGACATTGATTGAAGCGAGAGGGAGCAGCTCAAAATAGTATGGGCTATGCTGTCTAGAAGGCTCTAGAGAAAGGACATGGATTTGTTTCAAATTCCATGAGTGCGGTTATATAGGTGTGTCAACTCGAACTTTGATTCTGTGTTTTGAACCTCGGTAAATTGTGCTGGGAATTATTCAATCTTGCTCGCTACCATTCGCCATTCGGTGTACAGAACAGTTAAAATGATAtagatattattagaaaaaatctaaatcacACTACTGTTTGTAGAGTCCCCAGCACACTCaacgtgctggggtgaaaaaaaaaaaaaaaaatttcttcagtGTTACGGCTTCCGGCTGCTCTCAAAcatttctcatattattattgagcaatgctaggtatAGTTCGAGGATTGCAATGTAAGTttagtctattttaattttaaaattttttaaaattatccctcttaaaataatattttttttatttaataatgtacCTGCACATATAGTCTCCATTTgaggactgtaaatagaatttctcattattATTAGGCAGTCCGTACAATTTCACACTCCATTGTTTTCAGTTTACTTAAAAGAACAGTGCTATccataagcctcacaccctgcacacccatttaaaaatatatcatttt
This genomic interval from Juglans regia cultivar Chandler chromosome 3, Walnut 2.0, whole genome shotgun sequence contains the following:
- the LOC108984784 gene encoding histone deacetylase HDT1 isoform X1 is translated as MSLMEFWGAEVKSGESLEVDPGLGVVLHLSQASIGEVKKDKANERICLFVKVDDQKLTLGTVSSEKLPQISFDLVFEKKFQLSHNWKKGSVYFTGYRAYVPKDVITDESSESDTYFDTEPNSEEGFRVDPHHIGKSELEVKQAAKPNVTTAKQVRIVEPNKVEDTDEDVDEDTSSDEESSDESDDDEAKAISEEESSENDDDGSDGGSDDDSSEDEDKETPKELKAKANKKRPMEPAKKTPADKKAKFISPEKTDVKKFSGHVATPHPSKQTVTKQQTPKSGGAYPCKSCNRSFSSETGLQSHTKAKHSAAQ
- the LOC108984784 gene encoding histone deacetylase HDT1 isoform X2, with product MSLMEFWGAEVKSGESLEVDPGLGVVLHLSQASIGEVKKDKANERICLFVKVDDQKLTLGTVSSEKLPQISFDLVFEKKFQLSHNWKKGSVYFTGYRAYVPKDDESSESDTYFDTEPNSEEGFRVDPHHIGKSELEVKQAAKPNVTTAKQVRIVEPNKVEDTDEDVDEDTSSDEESSDESDDDEAKAISEEESSENDDDGSDGGSDDDSSEDEDKETPKELKAKANKKRPMEPAKKTPADKKAKFISPEKTDVKKFSGHVATPHPSKQTVTKQQTPKSGGAYPCKSCNRSFSSETGLQSHTKAKHSAAQ